The Vitis vinifera cultivar Pinot Noir 40024 chromosome 1, ASM3070453v1 DNA segment AGAAAGTGTGCTCAAAAGGTTTGGTCATTATGATAGCAAACCATGTGCTACACCTTTTGATCAAAACtgtaaattgaaaaataatatgggTGATAGTGTATTGCAACTAGAGTATTCTAGGGTGATTGGAAGTCTGATGTACATTACAAATTGTACTAGACCTGATATTGCCTATTCTGTAAATAGACTGACAAGATACACTAATAAACCAACCAAAGAGTATTGGTTTGCTCTTGTTAGGGTACTAAGATACCTTAAGCACACTATTGAGTATGGATTGCATTACACAAGGTATCCATCTGTTATTGAAGGATTTAGTGATGTCAATCGGATTTCTGACAGTTTGGAATCTAAATCAACAAGTGGATATATATTCACTTTAGGTAGAGCAACAATATCATGGAGGTCTTCCAAACAAACGTGTATAGCACGATCGACCATGGAATTAGAGGTCATAGCCTTAGATAAAGCAGGAGAGGAAGTTGAATGGCTTcgaaattttctagaaaacattcCAATGTGGCCAAAGCCTATAATGGCCATATGTATTCATTGTGGTAGCCAAATAGCATTAGCAAGGGCTAAAAATGTCGTTTATAATGGTAAATGAATGCATATAAGACACAAACATAATACAATCAAACAGTTGCTCTAGAATAGAGTGATCACTACCGACTTTGTGAAGTCAAAAGATAATATAGCAGATCCACTTACAAAGGGACTGTCTAGAGAGCAAGTTGTAGTTACTATGAAATGAATGGGTTTAAAACCTATAACATGATCGACTCGGGCGAAGACCTAACCTAGTTGACTGGAGATCCCAAGATCTACGTTCAATAGGCCAACTAGCAAAAGGTGATCATGCTAAAAAAACACACTATTCTCATTCCTATATATGTAAATAAGTGTGTTATCTACGGAAGGTTAGGGTATGTTATACATTTAATGACATCGGTATCTTATACTAAGAAAAGTATAGCAGAATACTTTTAACTGATGTCACCTATATGAGGGTAGAAGTTGGGTCGCTTATATGAGAATGTGAAGACTTCATTCTCTAAAGCTCTCGTGAAGTTAGGATCTGTTCAGGACCAAAATGAACACAATCGTATAAACCAAAATGTGTTTAAATGAGTTATGTGTGATATCCATTGTCTTGACTACTACTAAGGTGGACAAGTTCAAGACTTAAGTTCACTTTGTCGTCGAGCAAATCCGATGGATATTCACTAAGGTAGGTTCAAGTCCAAAATACACCTTACCTGATGCATTCTCATCTGTCTCTCTAATAATGTACTAAGTCATTTCATTCATGTGGGGGATTATTGGAAAATTGGTGAATGAAAAGAACATGTCTAATGAAGGAGACACAACCTTTTGGGGGGACACAACACTTGGTTTGCAAGGATATAAATAGGAGATTATCTTCTTTATATCAGTTAAGAGAGTTGTATCCTAAAAGACAGACAACCTTTACTATTGCAATCAAGAACAGGGTGCCAAAATTATGTCTTTAGGACATTGCAATTTGCAAGCCTCCAAACAAACGATTCTCTTTTTACTTccatttgaatttttcttgttttttctttgaattactACAGGTTTGTTCCATCATCACCCTAACAAATTTAACTATTTCATACTCTTATTTTAGTACGGGTGATAGTCTTTTCAAGGGACAAATTCATCGGGTGTGAAGGGAAAATCTTGAAGATTTACCATGTGGAAGTGAGTTGTACTCTTGTGGGATTGAATATAGGCTTATTTTGGTAAGATTTGGTAATTTGAATATGATTCTTGATTTTCTAGTCatgaatatttgatattttaaatgcgtatttattttttatacaattgaaagaatttattttagtaCTTTTATTCTTACCATatattcaaaaaacaaattagcaccctaaaaatataaacacCTATTCAACTTCTCTcattccttttttgtttttcacaaaAACTCATGCTATGtatatacttttatttattaccatatatatatatatatttagagactaaaatcataaataacaTATCTGATAAGAGACTTTATTAGtcaaattatttatgataagaGACTTCATCAATCAAAAATAACATATCTCTCTCTTTCTGGGAAATTTGAATAGAGTTtttttaaattggtttttttttattgcatttcaaatcaaatagataaatattataagtaaaatttgtagataaaaaaaaaacttaaatacaaTTTAGTTCAAATCATTATAATTTGCGACTTATTTCTtaactgttttgaaaaatagtttttaaaaattattatttgatattttataaaataaaagtatgtttagaaatttaaaatgttttcaacttgtttttaatatgttttaaaaataattattatatttcatgcaaagtaaatatgttttaaataacATGTGCctccaaatttattttaggaATGGATAGAGCATTTTGAGGTATGAGATGAgaaataaaattcttaaatgTGTCgtgaagagagaaaaataaagcaaattaaaaacataatagaTGTTCATAAGATgagaaataaggaaagtttGAGGTTACTAAAAAACATGTTGTGAAAGGGACTACGTTGGAATTAAAGTTACgatgggaaaacaaaataagtagAACGATGATGCTTTTGGagggaaacaaaataaaaagggtAAAAATGTCTAAATGGAGTCACcctttgataaaattaaaaagattagaaaatCCCATAGGACTTTAGAAAATCcgaatattataaaaaacatttttaaaaagttagatatttgaaaaaattttaaaattaaagaattatttataatatttcttaaaaaagcatttaatagataataaattgtttttagtgttattgtatataaattattttcttataagtgtttttaattttattaatacttgaaaaataaaaatttttaaatgttagaaaagataaaaatactttctaaaatcgctacaaacatacttttatttttatcggaatttaaaattattttttaatataaaattctcttgtattaatgatttaaaaaatcacttccCTTATTGGACTcgatttttaaggttttttttttctttctttttgaaaattagaaatccTACCTTTactttaactcaaaatttaGGTTCTtgctttttaatataaatatccttccacaacaattttttttttttataaaaaaaaaaaaaaattgagagagagagagaaaaaaaagttttaatattctctatttttcGGGTGTTAAGGGAAAATCTTGAAGATTTACAGTTTGGAAGTGAGTTGTACTCTTGGGGGATTGAATATATGCTTATTCCCGTAAGATTTGATAATTTGAATATGATTCTTCACTTTCTAGTCatgaatatttgatattttgaatgcatatttattttttaatacaattgaaagaatttattttagtaCTTTTATTCTTACcatatattcaaaatatatcTTTACTTATATTTTCATCAGAAccctaaaaaacaaacaccattcaACTTCTCCcattccttttttgtttttcacaaaACTCATGCTATGtatatacttttatttattaccaTATTTAGAGACTAAAATCAGAAATAACATATCTGATAAGAGACtttatcaattaaattattcttattccttttttatttttgagaaactCTTGGtacatatatagaaaatataaaaaaatatggtaattttttttattaaaaaaaatagaaaataaagaaaggaaaagatatatataaaataaaatattaatagtattccaaaaatatcattaattacaaaattaataattttttaaaaaacaatcagTGGAAAAAATGATGCCGCGGAAGCCAGTACTCAAAGATGAATGGACATTTAGACCCTGGATACTCCACCGATTTGCCGAATGTGTAAAGAGTCTAAAGAGTAAACGTAGAAAAATCAGgccttttttggtaatttaacaACCGAAGCATCACAGCGCATCCAATACTTTCAAATTTCTGTTATAAATGGAAGCAACGTTACAGCTTCCATCCCAACTGTTATTTGCCCATTACCATTTCTTCATTCCCTTTGATCTCTATATATTTCGTTGTTTTAGGCTGAAACAAATCATCACTCCAAAAAATCCTTGGCCAGTTTCTTCAATTAGTTGGGAAAAATGGGGCTTGATGATCAGCAGGAGAAGGATGCTAGAGACAAGGAAATTAATGATTGGCTTCCGATCACGTCCTCCAGGAACGCGAAATGGTGGTACTCTGCATTCCATAATGTGACCGCCATGGTTGGGGCTGGCGTCCTCAGTCTCCCTTACGCCATGGCAGGGCTTGGATGGTATGTTTCATGTTTCTTTCATTCCTAAAAATGAAACTCCTACAACGTTTACTTTGAATACAAACGCTTTATTGTCCTGAAACTGGGTTTTGATTCTGTTTACAGAGATTTTTGTCTCCTCTTTATGTTTTTGGTTATTTAAGGGATTTTCGGTATGTGGGTAGTATTCAAGGGATTGTTATCTATTCTCGATCTTCAAAAGCTCTGATAACAGTCGTTTTTCTTGGAAATTTAGGGGTCCTGGGGTGGTCATTCTTGTTCTGTCATGGATCATCACATTGTACACTCTATGGCAAATGGTTGAGATGCATGAAATGGTTCCTGGGAAGAGGTTTGACAGATACCATGAGTTAGGGCAGCATGCCTTCGGCGAAAAGCTTGGCCTTTGGATTGTAGTGCCTCAACAGGTGATTGTAGAAGTGGGTGTGGACATTGTCTACATGATCACCGGAGGCAAATCCTTGCAGAAGTTCCATAACACAGTCTGTCCCGACTGCAAACCCATCAAGACAACCTATTTCATCATGATTTTTGCTTCTTGTCACTTTGTTCTCTCCCATTTGCCCAATTTCAACTCCATCAGTGGTGTCTCATTTGCTGCCGCAGTCATGTCCTTAACGTAAGTCTATCTATTcctatctcttgtgagctttctGTGACAATCTCCATGCTGTAAGATTGATTTTCTTACCTTTCAATCTGCAGTTACTCAACTATTGCTTGGACAGCTTCGGTTCATAAGGGTGTCCAACCAGATGTGCAGTATTCATACACAGCTTCGACCACAACTGGAAGAGTCTTCACCTTCTTTAGCGCCTTGGGTGATGTAGCATTTGCCTATGCTGGTCACAACGTGGTGTTGGAGATCCAAGCAACAATTCCTTCCACCCCTGAGAAGCCTTCCAAGGGACCCATGTGGAAAGGGGTGATTTTTGCTTATATTGTTGTTGCCCTTTGCTACTTCCCTGTTGCTCTGATTGGATACTGGATGTTTGGGAACAGCGTTGCTGATAACATCCTCATCACACTCGAGAAACCACGATGGCTTATAGCAGGAGCCAATATGTTTGTTGTCATCCACGTTATTGGAAGCTACCAGGTTGAAATCGAAATCTTTTCCAAATgatatgtttttatttcattgaatCTTCATTTCCTCATAAGTTTGCGGGAACTGCAGATCTATGCGATGCCAGTGTTTGACATGTTGGAGACATTGTTGGTGAAGAATCTGAAATTCAGACCATCTTTCATGCTTCGTCTTATTACCCGCACCCTATATGTTGGTGGGTGGTTGATGCTCTTCTTTTATTTGGACGAGTTATGACAAAGCTTCATCAGCCTATTTTCATGTTCTTATTTATCTTCCTTGATTGCAGCTTTTACTATGTTCGTCGGTATACTGATCCCTTTCTTCGGCAGTCTCCTTGGATTCTTGGGAGGATTGGCTTTTGCCCCAACAACATACTTTGTAAGGAATAAATCCCCCCACATCCATGTTACAGGCATCATATTAGGCTATTAAATATCCTTCACAATAGAACACGCTAATATCTTAAATCTTGGATTTGTGCAGCTCCCTTGTATCATGTGGCTTGCTATTTACAAACCCAGAAGGTTTAGCTTATCATGGTTTGCAAATTGGGTATGTTAATTAACTCCAAACTCCAGTATCCGAAGGCTTAGCCTCTGTCTCTCTTTTGTTTATTAACAGGCTTTTGTTTGAATATGTGCAATTTCAGATCTGCATTGTGCTGGGtgttttattgatgattttagcTCCCATCGGCGCCCTAAGACAGATCATCCTTAATGCCAAGAACTTCAAATTCTTCTCGTGAAGATCTTTCCCATTGCAGTAAGGATTTGATGAAGATGTATGAAAATTCAAGATCAGAAGATGAGAATTATGTTTACAGTAGTGTTTTCAACTATGATGGCCTCATCTTTGAATCTATATGCATATCATGGTTTTGTCTAGGAAATGAGACATGCTTTCTCTTCACCATCATCAGCAATTCAAATCTGTCTTGGTATATAATTTGTCTTGCTCACATGTTGTGGATACAGGGAAGAAATACGgaaaatgtaatttaaaaattatttaaatcattaattaataaatattaagttttgctAATCATTAATTAAATACTTTTGATAAAGTaagtaaaattataatattaagtataATGTATGGAGGATTTCCAAACAacttatttcatttagtttgtATTGAAAATTGCTAATGtaattcttttttactttttttttacaataatatttataaatataagtaTTTCAACTCTTTTATTCCACATATGACCATTTTTTTTGGTTAAGTGACtttcatatttcaaataatCATGTGTATAACTTgaaagcttttattttttatttttaaaattttgtaatattttattttaaaatttatatttctaacTTTCCTTACTTTTAATCAAGTGTATAATTTGAAGGTTTCGATTTATTTTTAGAACTATGATTCGTGTCTATTTCCCATCTTATTTCAATTTCCATTCCCACGTACCAAATCCAATTGCACCGTTTAAAGTTATGTTGTATAGAAGAAAAAGTGAGTTAGCATTTcgaaactatttttcaaaacaactttctattattaaaaaaaaaaaaaatctacactCAGAAAAcatattcaataatttttttgataaatttttttttgataattcattcaaaaaataagatattttttgaaaatattattttcacttattttataagtgttattttgaaaaataattagaaatatacaATGAatgattgaaattaaaatattacatataaaagttttttttaatgaatatttgaaaacatagaaaacatgataaaaatcttcaaaattttcaaacatacttttcaaattttttttttgaaaattttcttaaaaattgtttttcaactaTTGAATTCAAAAATATTCATTCCTAAATGCATcataaaatttagttttcatTATTGTTGCTGGTAGAATCACTTTTAAAGGAGAATTTAGTTTgacataaattaatatttttggcAATGTATTATatatctaaaaaacaatttttagattcttaaaattaattttcaaatctttatcaaatacttaattttgagaaaaaatgtttttcaacattggaaaatatttttagtcatttcaaaaattaatttcaaacaaactttcaaaatcattttacattttgtaccaagaaaatgaggaaaagaaaataattgtgtTTAAGGCTTTGTTGTTGGGGTTGTTAGAGTTATAGTTGAAGTTGTCAAAAGTTCATTTAGTTAATAAATCCTATTATTTAGGACATGTAGGTAGAGTCTGACCATTTCCTTAGCCATTTACCACGTTATTAGGACATGTAAAACGTGTGTTGTTTGTTTCCAATTTTATCTATTTGTAAGGCTTATATAAGCCAACAACTTGTTTTGAATTCaataacattaattttttagatatttttctgaATTGCTTTATGCTTAGAGTTTACAAcaatttggtatcagagccccaTTACGGGCCTGAATATGAGAGAAAAGAAACCGCAGTTTCTTAAGAAGAGACAAAGTGAAAAGAGAGAGAATCGAAGTATGGCAGCTGAAAATAATTTCGTTCAACCTGCAATTCCTAAGTTTGATGCCATTATGATCATTGGTCCATGCttatggaaaattttcttcGTTCAAAGGAGTATTGGAGTTTGGTGGAGACTGGAATCCCTACTGCAGCAGAAGGAGTGAAGCTTATTGAAGTACAACAAAAATCAATTGTAGACTTGAAGGTTAAGAATTATCTGTTCCAAGCCATTGATTGAACCATTATGGAGACAATCCTCAACAGAGACACTGCCAAGCACATCTGGGACTCTATGAAGCAGAAGTACCGGGGTTCCACAAGAGTCAAAAGAGCACAACTCCAAGCTCTTCGGAAGAAGTTTGAGGTTCTATAGATAAAAGAGGGTGAGAGTGTTGATGCGTACTTCACTCGAACACTCATCATAGTAAACAAGATGAAGATTCGTGGTGAAAACATGCAACAAGTGGTGATCATTGAAAGATCTTGAGATCCATGACCTCAAGGTTCGACTATGTTGTGTGTTCGGTTCAAGAGTTTAATAACTTAGACACCTTAACCATTAATGAGTTGTAGAACAACTTACTAGTACATGAGCAAAGGATGAACGGGCATGGAGGAGATGAGCAAGCATTAAAGGTGACTTACGACGATAGAATTGGTGGAAAAGGAGGCGGTCGAGCTCATGGAAGAGGCAAACAAACATTCAACAAAGCTATAGTTGAGTGTTATAAGTGTCATCAATTAGGACAC contains these protein-coding regions:
- the LOC100240857 gene encoding lysine histidine transporter 1 codes for the protein MGLDDQQEKDARDKEINDWLPITSSRNAKWWYSAFHNVTAMVGAGVLSLPYAMAGLGWGPGVVILVLSWIITLYTLWQMVEMHEMVPGKRFDRYHELGQHAFGEKLGLWIVVPQQVIVEVGVDIVYMITGGKSLQKFHNTVCPDCKPIKTTYFIMIFASCHFVLSHLPNFNSISGVSFAAAVMSLTYSTIAWTASVHKGVQPDVQYSYTASTTTGRVFTFFSALGDVAFAYAGHNVVLEIQATIPSTPEKPSKGPMWKGVIFAYIVVALCYFPVALIGYWMFGNSVADNILITLEKPRWLIAGANMFVVIHVIGSYQIYAMPVFDMLETLLVKNLKFRPSFMLRLITRTLYVAFTMFVGILIPFFGSLLGFLGGLAFAPTTYFLPCIMWLAIYKPRRFSLSWFANWICIVLGVLLMILAPIGALRQIILNAKNFKFFS